Proteins found in one Muntiacus reevesi chromosome 2, mMunRee1.1, whole genome shotgun sequence genomic segment:
- the LOC136158146 gene encoding LOW QUALITY PROTEIN: selenoprotein F-like (The sequence of the model RefSeq protein was modified relative to this genomic sequence to represent the inferred CDS: substituted 1 base at 1 genomic stop codon) — translation MAARPYGWLGAAFGLRLLLATVLQTVSALGAEFSSESCRELGVSSNLLCSSCDLLGQFNLLQLDPDCRGCCQEEAQFETKKLYAGTILEVCGUKLGRFPQVXAFVRSDKPKLFKGLQIKYVRGSDPVLKLLDDSGNIAEELSILKWNTDSVEEFLSESWNAYKS, via the coding sequence ATGGCGGCCCGGCCGTATGGATGGCTTGGCGCGGCGTTTGGGCTGCGACTGCTGCTGGCGACCGTGCTTCAAACGgtctctgcattgggagcggAGTTTTCCTCAGAGTCTTGCAGAGAGTTAGGTGTCTCCAGCAACTTGCTCTGCAGCTCCTGTGATTTGCTTGGACAGTTCAACCTTCTGCAGCTGGATCCTGACTGTAGAGGGTGCTGTCAGGAAGAAGCACAATTTGAAACCAAAAAGCTGTATGCAGGAACTATTCTTGAAGTCTGTGGATGAAAATTGGGGAGGTTCCCTCAAGTCTAAGCTTTCGTCAGGAGTGATAAACCCAAACTATTCAAAGGACTGCAAATCAAGTATGTTCGCGGTTCAGACCCTGTGCTAAAGCTTTTGGACGACAGTGGGAACATTGCTGAAGAACTAAGCATCCTCAAATGGAACACAGACAGTGTAGAAGAATTCCTGAGTGAAAGTTGGAACGCATATAAATCTTAA